A single window of Leclercia adecarboxylata DNA harbors:
- a CDS encoding PAAR domain-containing protein, giving the protein MLQIIRKGDKTTHGGSVMTASETMKFGGLGVARKGDMVSCPIPGHGPTTIIEGNPNYLDNGIPVAFHGHRCGCGCTLISSYAPAKVA; this is encoded by the coding sequence ATGCTCCAGATTATTCGAAAAGGCGATAAAACCACTCACGGTGGCTCAGTGATGACCGCTTCCGAAACGATGAAATTTGGCGGGCTCGGTGTGGCGCGTAAAGGTGACATGGTTTCCTGTCCGATACCCGGACATGGCCCGACAACTATCATCGAAGGTAACCCGAATTATCTTGATAACGGGATCCCGGTTGCCTTTCATGGACACAGATGTGGGTGTGGCTGCACATTGATCAGTTCTTATGCACCTGCAAAGGTCGCCTGA